The proteins below are encoded in one region of Corvus hawaiiensis isolate bCorHaw1 chromosome 3, bCorHaw1.pri.cur, whole genome shotgun sequence:
- the TP53I3 gene encoding quinone oxidoreductase PIG3, protein MFAAYFDCPGGPENLYMKEVMKPDPGEGEVLVKVSASALNRADLLQRRGKYPPPKGASDILGLEAAGSVAGLGPGCSGQWKIGDAVMALLSGGGQAQYVTVPEGLLMPIPKDMTFTQAAAIPEAWLTAFQLLHFVGKVQEGETVLIHAGASGVGVAAIQLVRLAKAIPIVTAGTQEKLEATANAGAAAGFNYKIEDFSEKVLEFTQGSGVDIILDCVGGSYWEKNLNCLNTDGRWIIYGLLSGGEVRGDLLARLLSKRASIHTSLLRSRDKEYKERLVRAFTEEVLPHFSGGASPRLQPLVDSVYPLHAIAEAHRAMEENRNIGKIVIEIPVCFKKGPLQ, encoded by the exons atgtTTGCAGCCTATTTTGATTGCCCAGGAGGCCCAGAAAATCTCTATATGAAAGAAGTGATGAAACCAGATCCAGGAGAAGGAGAAGTTCTTGTGAAGGTCTCTGCCAGTGCTCTGAATCGGGCTGATTTACTCCAG aggAGAGGGAAGTACCCTCCCCCCAAAGGAGCAAGTGATATTTTAGGCCTAGAAGCAGCTGGGAGCGTGGCTGGGCTGGGTCCTGGCTGCTCAGGCCAGTGGAAGATCGGCGATGCAGTGATGGCTCTGCTCTCCGGGGGAGGCCAGGCACAATACGTGACAGTGCCCGAAGGCCTCCTGATGCCAATTCCCAAAGATATGACTTTTACTCAGGCTGCAGCCATTCCTGAAGCCTGGCTAACAGCATTTCAGCTGCTCCATTTTGTAG GTAAAGTACAGGAGGGCGAGACAGTGCTGATCCATGCTGGAGCCAGCGGGGTTGGCGTGGCAGCCATTCAGCTGGTGAGACTGGCAAAGGCTATTCCCATTGTGACAGCAGGAACTCAGGAGAAACTGGAAGCAACAGCaaatgctggagcagctgcagggttCAACTACAAGATTGAAGACTTCAGTGAAAAGGTCTTGGAGTTCACCCAAG GTTCTGGAGTAGACATTATCTTAGATTGTGTTGGTGGCTCATACTGGGAGAAGAATCTCAACTGTCTGAATACTGATGGCCGGTGGATTATTTATGGACTGCTGAGTGGAGGTGAAGTCCGTGGGGATTTGCTGGCAAGGCTGCTTTCCAAAAGAGCCAGCATCCACACGAGCCTGTTACGGTCCCGAGACAAGGAG TACAAGGAGCGGCTGGTCAGAGCCTTCACAGAGGAGGTGCTGCCCCATTTTTCCGGAGGGGCTTCCCCGCGTCTCCAGCCCCTCGTGGACAGCGTTTACCCCCTGCACGCCATCGCCGAGGCACACAGGGCGATGGAGGAAAACAGGAACATCGGCAAAATCGTCATCGAAATTCCCGTTTGCTTCAAGAAAGGGCCGCTGCAGTag
- the SF3B6 gene encoding splicing factor 3B subunit 6 → MAMQAAKRANIRLPPEVNRILYIRNLPYKITAEEMYDIFGKYGPIRQIRVGNTPETRGTAYVVYEDIFDAKNACDHLSGFNVCNRYLVVLYYNANRAFQKMDTKKKEEQLKLLKEKYGINTDPPK, encoded by the exons atGGCGATGCAAGCAGCCAAACGAGCCAAC ATCCGGCTCCCTCCGGAGGTCAACCGGATCCTGTACATCAGGAACCTGCCGTACAAAATCACGGCCGAGGAGATGTACGACATTTTTGGGAAGTACGGGCCCATCCGGCAGATCAGAGT TGGAAATACCCCTGAGACCAGAGGAACAGCCTACGTGGTCTATGAGGACATCTTCGATGCCAAGAACGCCTGTGACCACCTGTCGGGGTTCAACGTGTGCAACAGATACCTCGTGGTTCTGTACTACAATGCAAACAGG GCATTCCAAAAGATGgacacaaagaagaaagaagaacagCTTAAGCTTCTCAAGGAAAAATACGGAATTAACACAGACCCACCAAAATAA